A DNA window from Desulfobacterales bacterium contains the following coding sequences:
- the murJ gene encoding murein biosynthesis integral membrane protein MurJ, with amino-acid sequence MNKPSVDTGRIARAASTVSIAVMCSRVLGLIREQVFAGLFGAGLAYDAFVVAFRIPNLLRDLFGEGALSAAFITVFTDYDTNKGSRKTWLLASNVLVFFAIALSIITLIGIFFTDHILMLLAPDFALVADKMELTARLTVIMFPFLIFISLSAVVMGILNTKGKFFIPAMASSFFNLGSIIGGVGLALLLPRFGQPAIVGMAIGTLIGGLLQFTLQLPALRRTGFTFTPRLNLADPGLRRILLLMVPAVIGLSATQINIFVNTNFAASCVQGSVSWLNYAFRFVQFPIGVFGVAISIATLPVISRHAALRDMTSLKATYVSALTLAFCLTIPATVGLIMLAEPIIRLIYQHGAFTALDTTRTAQALALYAVGLFAYASVKIMVPVFYALNDTRYPVIGSFIAVGANIVVILLTIDRFQHQAIALSTSCAMTINFLFLSIVLHRKVGGYSLTYLLTGLGKVLLAAAVMAGFLFFMGKGLAGWLDGGILTQGAALLLLVIGGAGVYGVILHRLRLDELQLITGNIRAHFSGQKTEDRGQ; translated from the coding sequence ATGAATAAACCGTCCGTTGATACCGGCAGGATCGCCCGGGCCGCCTCCACCGTCAGTATCGCGGTGATGTGCAGCCGGGTCCTGGGGTTGATCCGGGAACAGGTGTTTGCCGGTCTGTTCGGGGCCGGGCTTGCCTATGACGCCTTTGTGGTGGCCTTCCGGATTCCCAACCTGCTCAGGGACCTGTTCGGCGAAGGGGCGCTCTCCGCCGCCTTTATCACCGTATTTACCGACTATGACACCAACAAGGGGAGCAGAAAAACCTGGCTGCTGGCCAGCAACGTCCTGGTCTTCTTTGCCATTGCCCTGAGCATCATCACCCTGATCGGCATCTTTTTCACCGACCATATCCTGATGCTCCTGGCCCCGGACTTCGCCCTGGTGGCCGACAAGATGGAGCTGACCGCGCGGCTCACCGTGATCATGTTCCCCTTTCTGATCTTTATCTCGCTGTCCGCCGTGGTGATGGGCATCCTCAACACCAAGGGCAAATTTTTCATCCCGGCGATGGCCTCCAGCTTCTTCAACCTGGGCTCGATTATCGGCGGCGTCGGCCTGGCCCTGCTCCTGCCCAGATTCGGGCAGCCGGCCATCGTCGGCATGGCCATCGGCACCCTGATCGGCGGCCTGCTCCAGTTCACCCTCCAGCTGCCCGCCCTGCGCCGCACCGGCTTCACCTTTACCCCCCGGCTCAACCTGGCCGATCCCGGACTCAGGCGGATCCTCCTGCTGATGGTACCGGCGGTCATCGGCCTTTCCGCCACCCAGATCAACATCTTTGTCAATACCAACTTTGCCGCATCCTGCGTCCAGGGCAGCGTCTCCTGGCTCAACTATGCCTTCCGCTTTGTTCAATTCCCCATCGGGGTGTTCGGGGTGGCCATTTCCATCGCCACCCTGCCGGTGATCTCGCGCCATGCCGCGCTCCGCGACATGACAAGCCTCAAGGCCACCTATGTTTCGGCCCTGACCCTGGCCTTCTGCCTGACCATCCCGGCCACCGTGGGCCTGATCATGCTGGCCGAACCGATCATCCGGCTCATCTACCAGCACGGGGCCTTCACCGCCCTTGACACGACCAGGACCGCCCAGGCCCTGGCCCTCTATGCGGTGGGCCTGTTCGCCTACGCCTCGGTCAAGATCATGGTCCCGGTCTTCTATGCCTTGAACGACACCAGATACCCGGTGATCGGCAGCTTTATCGCGGTGGGGGCCAACATCGTCGTCATCCTCCTGACCATTGACCGCTTCCAACACCAGGCCATCGCCCTTTCCACCTCCTGTGCCATGACCATCAACTTCCTCTTTTTGAGCATTGTTCTCCACCGGAAGGTGGGGGGCTACTCCCTGACCTATCTCCTCACCGGCCTGGGCAAGGTGCTGCTCGCCGCCGCGGTCATGGCCGGGTTTCTCTTCTTCATGGGCAAGGGTCTGGCCGGCTGGCTGGACGGCGGGATTCTCACGCAGGGGGCAGCGCTACTCCTCCTGGTCATCGGCGGGGCCGGGGTCTACGGCGTAATTCTGCACCGGCTCCGGCTGGATGAACTCCAATTGATCACCGGCAATATTCGAGCACACTTCAGCGGACAGAAAA
- the fusA gene encoding elongation factor G: protein MHDSSLIRNVVILGHGNCGKTSTAEAMLFAAGKTSRQGRVDEGSSVMDFEPEEVRRGISINASAHQYAWKKHQVFLIDTPGDDNFVNEAKFAARVADCALFIIGAAVGVKNQTEKFASFIEARNLPSIIFINKMDRERADFEKVIKEIKSSLPLNPVVLYLPIGAEAGFKGAVDVVRRKAYLFEEGSGKVVETEVPAELADELEVARESLMEQVAETDDDLIEKFLEEGELTEADTFAGLKAAVAAGSLSPVCVGVAVANKGTALLLDMINDLLPAPSERPAMVGIDPVTGELIERKPLADEPFSALVFKTMADPYAGRLTIFKVISGTLSGDSFYNSSRETAERFGQLFIQEGKGQQPVDSVGPGMIAVVAKLKETVTGDTLCDENAPIVYDRLEPMEPVISYAVSGKKGDEEKLFASITKMLDEDLTLRLTRQAQTKEILISGVGQVHLEVVGEKIKRKFGVEMELHLPKVPYKETLKGKARVQGKHKKQSGGRGQFADTWIELEPLPRGGGFEFVDKIVGGAIPRQYIPAVEKGIQEAMLGGVIAGYPVVDVRITLVDGSFHAVDSSELAFKIAGSLAFKKAVAEARPVLLEPIMNLSVHVPEDCVGDVMGDLNSRRGRVMGMDSGARHEIINAQVPMAEVQKYAADLTSMTGGRGSFSVSFSHYEEVPAPLAEKIIEAAKETR, encoded by the coding sequence ATGCACGATAGTAGCTTGATAAGAAACGTTGTGATCCTGGGGCATGGTAACTGCGGAAAAACCTCGACCGCCGAGGCCATGCTTTTTGCCGCGGGCAAGACCAGCCGGCAGGGCAGGGTGGATGAGGGCTCGTCGGTCATGGATTTTGAGCCGGAAGAGGTCAGGCGGGGAATCTCGATCAACGCTTCCGCCCACCAGTATGCCTGGAAAAAGCACCAGGTCTTTTTGATCGACACCCCGGGTGATGACAACTTTGTCAATGAAGCAAAATTCGCGGCCCGGGTTGCCGACTGCGCCCTGTTCATAATCGGCGCCGCGGTGGGGGTGAAAAACCAGACCGAAAAATTTGCCTCTTTCATTGAGGCGCGCAACCTGCCCTCAATTATCTTTATCAATAAGATGGACCGGGAACGGGCCGATTTTGAAAAGGTTATCAAGGAAATCAAAAGTTCACTGCCGTTGAACCCGGTGGTTCTCTATCTGCCCATCGGCGCGGAGGCTGGTTTCAAGGGCGCGGTGGATGTCGTTCGCCGCAAGGCCTATCTCTTTGAGGAGGGCAGCGGCAAGGTTGTTGAAACCGAGGTCCCGGCCGAGTTGGCCGACGAACTGGAGGTGGCCCGGGAGTCCCTGATGGAGCAGGTGGCTGAGACCGACGACGACCTGATCGAGAAATTTCTCGAAGAGGGTGAACTCACCGAAGCGGATACCTTTGCCGGCCTGAAGGCCGCGGTTGCCGCCGGGTCGCTGTCTCCGGTCTGCGTCGGCGTGGCCGTTGCCAACAAGGGCACTGCGCTGCTTCTCGATATGATCAACGATCTCCTGCCCGCCCCTTCCGAACGGCCGGCCATGGTCGGCATTGATCCGGTGACCGGTGAGCTGATCGAGCGCAAACCCCTGGCCGACGAACCCTTCTCAGCCCTGGTGTTCAAGACCATGGCCGATCCCTATGCCGGCCGGCTGACCATCTTCAAGGTGATATCCGGCACCCTGTCCGGAGACAGTTTTTATAACAGCTCCAGGGAGACGGCCGAGCGTTTCGGCCAGCTTTTCATCCAGGAAGGCAAGGGCCAGCAGCCGGTTGACAGCGTCGGCCCGGGGATGATCGCGGTGGTGGCCAAGCTCAAGGAGACCGTGACCGGCGATACCCTCTGTGATGAGAACGCGCCCATTGTCTATGACCGGCTCGAGCCGATGGAGCCGGTTATCTCCTACGCGGTATCCGGCAAAAAGGGGGACGAGGAGAAGCTGTTCGCCTCAATTACCAAGATGCTGGACGAAGACCTGACCCTGCGCCTCACCCGCCAGGCCCAGACCAAGGAGATCCTGATCTCCGGGGTCGGCCAGGTCCATCTCGAGGTGGTGGGCGAGAAGATCAAGCGCAAGTTCGGGGTGGAGATGGAGCTTCATCTGCCCAAGGTGCCCTATAAGGAGACCCTGAAGGGCAAGGCCCGGGTCCAGGGCAAGCATAAGAAGCAGAGCGGCGGCCGCGGTCAGTTCGCCGACACCTGGATCGAACTTGAGCCCCTGCCCCGGGGCGGCGGCTTTGAGTTCGTTGACAAGATTGTCGGCGGCGCGATTCCCAGGCAGTATATCCCGGCAGTGGAAAAAGGTATCCAGGAGGCCATGCTCGGCGGGGTGATCGCCGGATATCCGGTGGTCGATGTCAGGATTACCTTGGTGGACGGCTCTTTCCATGCGGTGGATTCTTCGGAACTGGCATTCAAGATTGCCGGCTCCCTGGCCTTTAAAAAGGCGGTGGCCGAGGCCAGGCCGGTACTCCTGGAGCCGATAATGAATCTTTCCGTCCATGTCCCCGAGGACTGCGTCGGTGATGTGATGGGCGATTTGAACAGCCGCCGCGGCCGGGTGATGGGCATGGATTCCGGTGCCAGGCATGAGATCATCAATGCCCAGGTACCCATGGCCGAGGTGCAGAAATATGCGGCTGATCTTACCTCCATGACCGGCGGCCGCGGTTCCTTCAGCGTCAGTTTCTCCCATTACGAGGAGGTGCCGGCCCCGCTGGCCGAGAAGATCATCGAGGCTGCCAAGGAAACCAGATAA